GCTGAGCGGTCGAACACGAAAGGGCTCCCGCCGACCCAATTCGCGTGCGCCAGGTTTGACGCCAACGGCGAGGGGACGGACAGGGCCGTGAGCGGGACCCCGGCGCGGCGGGGGGCCAGGCAGGGTGGCGGGTGTTCCGCCGGAGGTACTATCGCTTAAAGCAGAGGGGGGAGGACGCGGCCTGGCGTCAAAGCGGCGACCTGGGCGCAGGAACGCCTTTTGGACCCATCTCTTCTGGTCTTCCATCGCTCACCCGGCGCTCCTTGCTGTGGGCCTCGTTGGCTGTTAACTTCGGCCTCCCCAAGGACTTCGTCACTTCGAGGTACACCCTGGGGTTGCCCCTATCCGACACGCAGCCCGCCGGGCCTTGACGGCAGGCAGGCGTCATGACCAAGACGCTATACTGCGCTCAGCCCACTCGTACGTCTTCGCCAGCCCGTCGGCCAGCTTCGTCTTGGGTCTCCAGCCGAGTACCTTCTCAGCCCGGCTGAGGTCTGGTAGCCTGCGGAGGACCCCAACCGGCTTGGTCGTGTCGTACTTTGGGGTGATCCGCTTGCCAGAGATGCCGATGACCTTTTCCGCGAGTGCCTTGACCGTCGTCTCCTCGGTGGAGCCGAGGTTGACGGTGAGGTTCCCCTTGGCCTCGACGTATTCGTCCAGCCTGAACAGGCCGTCAAGGAAGTCGTCGATGTAGAGGAAGGCCCTCCGCTGGGTCCCGTCCCCCCAGACGACGAAGTCTTCCTCGGGGTACCTGATGGCCTTCCTGATGAGGGAGCCGATGACCTGGCTCCTGTCCTCCTTCAGGTAGATGTTGGGGCCGTAGGCGTGGAAGATCCTCGCGATGCCGATCCTCTTCCAGAGCGCGGCAGAGCATCCAAACATCCTGTCATGCGTTGGTCAGGTCCCTAGGATGTAGCTCCTGCCACTCCTCCTTCTCCACCTGCCTGAAGGTCCGTTCCTCTTCCTCGAAATCGAAGCTGGACTTGCTCTTCCCTCGTCGGCCTCCTGCCTTTGCGAGTAGGTCGGGGAAGTTGGCGGACACGGCGAGGACCATCCTTTTCAGCGTCTGCTGGTGGTGCGGGAACTCCTCCATGGCCTTCATGCAGGAGGTGATGACTGCCTCCTTGGCGCCGTCGAAGCCTGCCTCCTTGAGGCCTTTGGCCCTGGTCTTGCACTCGGCCTCGACCATTCTGGCCATCTGGGACGTGACCTCCTGCGGGAGCTCGTCCCTGCGGTTGGACTTGCACAGCTCCTCGAATATCACGAGCCCCTTTTCTATCAGTCTCCCCTCCACGCCGTTCCCGAACTCGGCGCGCACCATCGCAGCCTTCGAGATCATGCCGTAGGTCGTCCCCTTCATCCGGATGGGACTGGTGCGGAAGACGCGATGGAGGGGGTTGACGAAGGAGTTCTGGCCCTTCAGCCCCTCGCCCAAGGGAGTGGATGAGTGGGGCATTTGGTACCCAGAAGTGGTCCCGCACACTGGGCAGACCCTCTCCCCGTCGTCAGCCAGGACGAACTCTTCGACGTGATACTGGTCGGCGTGGAGGTCCTTCGGGTCGAAGAAGTCACCGAAGCGGCGGCGGAGCTTGGAGTAGGCGATGGAGACGTTGCTCCCCTTCACCCCCTCGAAGGAGGGGTCGGTCTCTCGGATGAATCTGGCAAGATCTGACGGATGGCCCTGGAGCCGGGGGTGCCCCTGCAGCACCATCACCACCGTTGACTGGAGGCGAGGCGGTCGGCCGACCCTCCTGACTGTCGCAGGATGCCCGGATTTCATGGCCTACTTCCGTCGTCTGTAAGCAGGGTTATGGACGGCTTCCTTGCTGCAGGGATGGTGTCGGCCGCGGAGGGCCTCTGGGGAGGGGGTTCCCTCTTTCCTGTAACCTCTGTAACGTCTGTAACATGGGATTCCCTCCAGAGCTGGACCCCCTTCTTCGTCAGCCTGTAGCCGGGGGAGGTCTTCTCTACCACCCCCATGGCTTTGAGCTCTGCACAGACTCTCCTGATGGAGGGGGCCTCGTGGCCGATGTCTTCGGCGAGGTAAGGGCTGTTCCTCGGTCCCTTGGCGAGCGCCTCGATGATCTTGGATGCCAGCTCGCTCCTGCGCATGAAGGCGGAGTACTCCCTTCTGTCCTCCTCCGTGACAGAGATCTCGCCGTGCATGACCCTGTAGTCCTCGACCTCGAGCAATTCGAGGACCTCCTCCAGGAAATCCCTCGCGAGCCTGATGTGCGCCTCATTCACCTCTAGGGTGACGCCGTCCGTGGTGCTGAAGGCGAGTGCTGCGAAAGCGGCGGATATCCTCAGGAGGGAGAGGAGGGAGTCCTCGTTCACCACTGGGACTTCGGGGACCGAGTACCTCGCCAGCAGGTCCTTGTAGGCGGCCTTGGCCTCTTCCATGGCGTCGTCGTCGAACCTTACGCAGGAGGGGTTCCTTGACCAGGCCCACAGGACGAGGGATTTGAGGTTCGAAAGGAACTCGGGGTCGTCGACGCCGTGCAGGGTGGCGTCGGCGATCCTGTCTGGGTCCACCTCCCCCGCCCTGAAGGGGATGGCGAGGTCCCATCGGGTGAGGTCGGCCTGGTCCTTGAAGCAGGGTAGCTCCCTCAGGGCCATGCACGGGTAGGGGTAGAGCCCCATCTCCTGCCGTGCGTTGCTGTCGGCCACGACCCGGGTGCGCGCCCAGGCCCTCGCAGAGAAGCTCCTCCTCACCTCGACGTAGAGCTTGGCAAGGGTCTCCCTCATCGTGGCCAGATCCTCTGCCGGAAACTTGTGGAGCGCCTCGAGCACCACCAGTCCTCGGTCCGCCTCGACCATGACCCCCCAGACGACCATCCCCCGCTCCGAGTCTATGGCGTAGGTGATGCCGGTGCGGCTGCTCGTCTCCCCGATGGCGTGCTTCCCCAGGCCGAGCTTCTGGCGGAGGTAGTCCTCGACCGAGCCCTTCCCCTGACGGGGGTCCCCGAAGAGCATCGCCCGGACCGTCCCGGGCCTGAGCTGGCCGCTCACGTCGATCCAGGTTGGGGAGAGGTAGGCGAGGAGGACTGCGAGCTTCGCCTGGTCCCGCCCGGCGATGCGGGGGTTGCACTTCGACGCCAGGAACTCCAGGGACTTCAGAGACTCGGAGTAGGGCGAGAAGTAGCTCCGGAGGGCCTCCACATCGTCCGGGGTCAGGTCGAACGAGTCGACCGACGGGAAGTCCTGCCTGACGGCGTCGACGAGCAGCTCGATGTTCGAGTTCCGCGGGTTGACGACGAGCGTCCCCTCGAGCTCCACGTCCTTGTTCTGAGGAGCCCTCCCTAGCACGTACCCGCCCAGGAGGGAGCCGGAGGTCGGCCCGGAGGACGGCTCGTCGAGGGCTGAGGTGTCTCGCAGCAGGACGCCCTGGTAGGTCAACGGGGGACCCGTCGACCGGGTCACGGCCCAATTGTGAGGCATGCCACTGTCCCCGCAGGGCTCTTCCGCACCTCGCTGAACCTGCGCGGTTGTCTCTCCGACCATGAGGGCATAGAGGCGTCCAGGGTCGGCGGACGCGTCGCAGTCCTTTGCCTTTCCGCACCGAGTACAGACAGCCCTGAAGCTCGCGAAGACCGCCTTGACCCCGGATTCACCTGAGATGTGCGCCCTGACGGCGACGCGCTTGCCGACAAGTTCGCCCCTGAGGTCAGCGAACCTGAGTCTCGCCGGTCCGCCACGGACGCTTCCGTCGTTCTGCCCGCCTCTGACCATCTTGTGCTCGCTAATCCTTAGCGAACGTGGTATTTAAGCCCGCTAGTCGATAGCGTGCTAACATCTAGCGAGCATTGAAATACCCATCTCGCACCTGCTTTGCCGTGGACGAGCTAGAGAAGGGGATACTCGCTCAGCTGGGTCCGGGGAGGATGATGATCTCTGAGATCGAAGAGTCGGGCCAGGCGGCGAGGCAGACTCTCCACACCAGGGTCGAGCAGCTGGTCGCCGGGGGCTACGTCCGAGAGGAGAGGGAAGAGAAGCTCCCGTTCCGAAGGTACCTCTCCCTGACGGAGAAGGGGCAGGACGCGCTGGAGCTCGAACTCTCCAGAGACAGGGCGGAGCTGGAGGAGCGCGCGGCGGGGGAGAAGGGCCTGTACGAGACGGGTTGGTTCTTCAGGGACTTCGTACACAACGACCTCGCCCCGAGGGAGTCCGTAGTCAAGGGGGCCCTCAGGATGGTGGGGACGTTCGGGATGCTCCCGGCTTACAGAGACATCCTTCAGCCCGCTTTCAGGCCCAACGCGGACGAAAAGGACTACGCCGAGCTGCTCATGCGGCTCTTCGTGGACTCGGTCGACTACGAGGGGCTCTTCGGGGAAGACGAGAGGCTGAGAGCGTTCGTCGACAGCTATCCGCCTTTCAGGAGGACGATTGCAAGGGGACGCTGGATGGTGGCGACAGGGTTGAGGGGGGAGCACTTCGACTACCTCTCGGCGTTCGGGCGCCCGGAGGTCAGGAGGCTGACCAGGAGGCGCTTCGTCATGAAACTTGAGGAGAACTACCTCAGGTCCATGAACGAGGAGTGTTCACGCGTGGCAGGGGAGGGTGTGTCTCTTGGCAGGGACAGCTTCCTGGAGGTCCTCTGCTGGGTGCGCCTCAAGATGAGGAGCCTCCCTGCGAG
Above is a genomic segment from Nitrososphaerota archaeon containing:
- a CDS encoding NAD-dependent epimerase/dehydratase family protein, translated to MFGCSAALWKRIGIARIFHAYGPNIYLKEDRSQVIGSLIRKAIRYPEEDFVVWGDGTQRRAFLYIDDFLDGLFRLDEYVEAKGNLTVNLGSTEETTVKALAEKVIGISGKRITPKYDTTKPVGVLRRLPDLSRAEKVLGWRPKTKLADGLAKTYEWAERSIASWS